Proteins found in one Gemmatimonadota bacterium genomic segment:
- a CDS encoding methionyl-tRNA formyltransferase produces the protein MRVVYMGTPAFAVPSLEALIGRPEHEVAGIVTGPDRPKGRGLKTAHSPVKETALRHGIPFWQPEKLRDPGFLDALRSLEAGLFVVVAFRILPDELLAIPPAGTINLHPSLLPRYRGAAPIQWAVMNGDEVTGVTTFLVERRVDTGDILCQETVPIGPEETAGELHDRLSRTGADLLLRTVDRVADGRITPRAQRGEATPAPRISREDGRIDWRLPARVIYNRVRGLNPVPMAFTTWRGQRLRIISSQPVPLEGEGGGPPGEIVSADERRGVTVQTGEGGLRLDRVQSEGRSRIEGAEFVRGYRPVAGDLLGGS, from the coding sequence GGCGCTGATCGGCCGGCCGGAACACGAGGTGGCCGGTATCGTCACCGGCCCCGACCGGCCGAAGGGACGGGGACTGAAGACCGCGCATTCCCCGGTGAAGGAAACCGCCCTGCGGCACGGCATTCCCTTCTGGCAGCCTGAGAAGCTGCGCGATCCGGGTTTCCTGGACGCCCTTCGGTCCCTGGAAGCCGGCCTGTTCGTGGTCGTGGCCTTCCGCATCCTGCCCGACGAACTGCTGGCGATACCCCCGGCCGGCACGATCAACCTGCATCCTTCCCTCCTGCCCCGGTACCGCGGCGCGGCGCCCATACAGTGGGCGGTGATGAACGGGGACGAGGTTACGGGCGTCACCACGTTCCTGGTCGAAAGGCGGGTGGACACGGGTGACATCCTCTGCCAGGAGACCGTGCCGATCGGGCCGGAAGAAACGGCCGGCGAACTGCACGACCGCCTGTCCCGCACCGGCGCGGACCTGCTCCTGCGCACGGTGGATCGGGTGGCAGACGGCCGCATAACGCCGCGGGCGCAGCGGGGCGAAGCGACACCCGCGCCGAGGATCTCCCGGGAGGACGGCCGCATAGACTGGCGACTGCCGGCCCGCGTTATATACAACAGGGTACGGGGCCTGAACCCGGTTCCCATGGCCTTCACCACCTGGCGCGGCCAGCGCCTCCGGATCATTTCGAGTCAGCCCGTCCCTCTGGAAGGGGAAGGGGGCGGCCCGCCCGGAGAGATCGTCTCCGCCGACGAACGCCGGGGCGTCACCGTGCAGACCGGAGAAGGCGGATTGAGACTGGACCGGGTGCAGTCCGAGGGCCGGAGCCGGATCGAAGGCGCGGAATTCGTGAGAGGATACCGTCCGGTGGCGGGCGACCTTCTCGGCGGGTCCTGA
- the rsmB gene encoding 16S rRNA (cytosine(967)-C(5))-methyltransferase RsmB, translating into MVRLHHDTPAEAGENAPSMRGNAPPVREIALKALHRTETRDVLPRDALNALFRRYGYSARDRAFATELVYGTIRWRRRLDWTLGRLLRGKPESLTPWIRLILHMGLYQLMKMDQVPAAAATHESVQLAKRYGHEGTVRLTNAVLRTAIRQRERLSRPARGGDPVTDLGVTHSYPDWLAKRWIQRYGMEPTAALMEAGNRPPSLSVRVNTARSTPQDLAESLAPNGIQVEPGRWLDDFLIIRHAGDLHGLAAHESGLFQVQDESAGLAVRLLGPRAGETVVDLCCAPGGKTTYIAQIVGAGGKVIACDSSPHRLRRVEEHRQRMGLGQVRLVVMDGRSPGLEFKADRVLVDAPCSGLGTIARRPDLRWRRTAEDIGRLRGEQLALLEKGAGMVKPGGVLVYSTCTIEPEENEDVVAAFCSRHPGFRPDSPGDWPQELAGVMDGAGRIATLPPVHGVDGSFAVRLRNTG; encoded by the coding sequence ATGGTTCGACTTCACCACGACACACCGGCCGAGGCCGGAGAGAACGCGCCTTCGATGCGCGGTAACGCCCCTCCGGTGCGCGAGATCGCGTTGAAGGCGCTACACCGCACGGAAACGCGGGACGTACTGCCGCGGGACGCCCTCAATGCCCTTTTCCGGCGATACGGCTACTCGGCCCGGGACCGGGCCTTCGCGACCGAACTGGTGTACGGCACCATCCGCTGGCGCCGCCGCCTGGACTGGACGCTCGGCCGGCTGTTGCGCGGCAAACCGGAGTCGCTCACGCCGTGGATCCGCCTGATCCTCCACATGGGCCTGTACCAGTTGATGAAGATGGACCAGGTCCCCGCCGCTGCCGCCACCCATGAATCCGTGCAACTCGCCAAGCGATACGGGCACGAGGGCACCGTCCGCCTGACCAACGCGGTCCTGAGGACGGCCATCCGTCAGCGGGAACGGCTGTCGCGGCCGGCGCGCGGGGGAGACCCCGTCACGGATCTCGGCGTCACCCATTCCTATCCCGATTGGCTGGCGAAGCGGTGGATCCAGCGGTATGGCATGGAACCTACCGCCGCCCTCATGGAGGCCGGGAACCGGCCGCCGTCCCTGTCCGTCCGGGTCAACACGGCGAGGTCCACGCCGCAGGACCTCGCCGAATCACTGGCGCCGAACGGCATCCAGGTCGAACCGGGTCGGTGGCTCGATGATTTCCTGATTATCCGGCACGCGGGCGACCTGCACGGGCTGGCCGCCCACGAGTCGGGCCTGTTCCAGGTACAGGACGAAAGCGCGGGTCTCGCGGTGAGGCTTTTGGGTCCGCGGGCGGGCGAGACCGTTGTCGATTTATGTTGCGCTCCGGGCGGAAAAACAACATATATTGCGCAAATTGTCGGCGCGGGCGGAAAGGTGATCGCCTGCGATTCGTCACCGCATCGACTCCGCCGCGTGGAGGAACACCGGCAGCGAATGGGGTTGGGGCAGGTGCGTCTTGTCGTCATGGACGGCCGGTCGCCCGGCCTGGAATTCAAGGCCGACCGGGTCCTGGTGGATGCGCCCTGTTCCGGGCTCGGCACCATCGCGCGCCGGCCGGATCTGCGGTGGCGGAGAACGGCGGAGGACATCGGCCGGCTCCGCGGCGAACAACTGGCGTTGCTGGAGAAAGGCGCCGGCATGGTGAAACCGGGCGGCGTCCTGGTGTACAGCACGTGCACCATCGAGCCGGAAGAGAACGAGGACGTCGTGGCCGCGTTTTGCAGCAGGCATCCCGGTTTTCGGCCGGACAGCCCCGGCGACTGGCCGCAGGAACTGGCCGGGGTCATGGACGGCGCGGGCCGGATCGCCACGCTGCCGCCGGTACACGGCGTGGACGGGAGTTTCGCGGTGCGGCTGAGGAATACCGGCTGA